One genomic window of Myxococcus guangdongensis includes the following:
- a CDS encoding AAA family ATPase — MRKQLARAGLKIDTEDDSEQRDARFWLTLLEFPKPDEKESEVDPEPTRLKQVSLPSPSWTQALGLAPHREIALLRAMTERDPLLCILHLSDAAADTGWLRPTWEALMSWAFRAAQRFVWRSSTDENATVRIGSSALLQTYLSPTSIDDSSSQLQTTPRSINLITVRRDSELPNDFERLKANWPGAVFEFDPPERASELEACRTLVERVLYLVGGMPQQDARNVSSSRMSPLRLAVWARESSEQLLARGSTYVGEMFSRKSPSKLRGSTEGETALALKSLLAHWLIDQDPDVKVEFEVSTGRGSEGERRIDLVVEDQGDFEVESMRGSGPMEHFIHQKVLARRRDKPFTLVVPNEALLWAGPYLADIAIQLGEDGRVLIPGAEQVWMQLEGVRLAESAPDVESPEAVATEDFVSEQGRPPSAETLKLKDIAGYAELRQRIEEQVIWPERHSRWLRGLSRSPGILFFGPPGCGKTRMARAIAGELDQEVRLLAPSDLRGEYIGWGQIRVREQFNWLAERDRRMLVIDEFDSIARSRQVGQMHSDEKSTVNELLVQFDRVSRLGRIVVATTNDIDALDGAVLRTGRFGSFVPVGPPDRDAAADILDFYLKRFERVSLEQPQLQVSIPSRESLLPLLGPVMSANASKSQAFSGSDLEAAVSQVATNQVRVAMGGGRSMRAPTVVSIIIQADAVVRALADGPRSIRPEALTSFEEEKARYCGR, encoded by the coding sequence GTGCGCAAGCAACTCGCGCGCGCGGGATTGAAGATCGACACCGAGGACGACAGTGAACAGCGAGATGCGCGCTTCTGGCTCACCTTGCTCGAGTTTCCCAAGCCCGACGAGAAAGAGTCCGAGGTCGATCCCGAGCCGACCCGGCTGAAGCAGGTCTCTCTTCCATCACCTTCGTGGACCCAGGCCTTGGGATTGGCGCCACATCGAGAGATCGCGCTGCTGCGCGCGATGACGGAACGGGACCCTCTGCTGTGCATTCTTCATCTCTCCGATGCAGCCGCGGACACGGGATGGCTCCGGCCCACCTGGGAGGCCCTGATGTCCTGGGCCTTCCGCGCGGCGCAGCGCTTCGTCTGGAGGTCCTCCACGGACGAGAACGCCACGGTGAGGATCGGCTCTTCCGCTTTGCTTCAGACGTACCTGTCTCCTACATCGATCGACGACTCATCGAGCCAGCTACAGACGACGCCTCGGAGCATCAACCTCATCACCGTCCGGCGTGACTCGGAGCTCCCGAACGACTTCGAGCGCCTCAAGGCCAACTGGCCTGGGGCAGTGTTCGAGTTCGACCCACCGGAAAGAGCATCCGAGCTCGAGGCGTGCAGAACCCTGGTTGAAAGGGTCCTCTACCTTGTTGGCGGAATGCCCCAGCAGGACGCCAGGAACGTATCGTCGTCCAGGATGTCGCCGTTGCGGCTGGCGGTCTGGGCACGCGAGTCCTCCGAACAGTTGCTCGCGAGAGGTTCGACGTACGTAGGAGAGATGTTCTCACGGAAGAGTCCTTCCAAGCTCCGGGGAAGCACCGAGGGCGAGACCGCGCTGGCGCTCAAGTCCTTGTTGGCGCATTGGCTCATCGACCAGGACCCCGACGTGAAGGTGGAGTTCGAGGTCTCGACCGGCCGAGGGAGCGAAGGGGAGCGGAGAATAGACCTGGTGGTCGAGGACCAGGGAGACTTCGAAGTCGAGAGCATGCGGGGATCAGGCCCCATGGAGCACTTCATCCATCAGAAGGTCCTCGCCAGGCGCCGAGACAAGCCCTTCACGCTCGTCGTGCCCAACGAGGCGCTCCTTTGGGCTGGCCCCTATCTCGCGGACATCGCCATCCAGTTGGGGGAGGACGGACGCGTGCTGATCCCCGGCGCGGAGCAGGTCTGGATGCAACTCGAAGGGGTGCGCCTCGCGGAGAGTGCCCCTGACGTGGAGTCACCTGAAGCAGTCGCTACCGAGGACTTCGTCTCCGAGCAGGGACGCCCACCGAGCGCGGAGACCCTGAAGCTGAAAGACATCGCGGGATATGCGGAGCTGCGTCAACGCATCGAAGAGCAGGTCATCTGGCCCGAGAGACACTCCCGTTGGCTGAGGGGCCTCTCCCGTTCTCCGGGCATCTTGTTCTTCGGACCGCCCGGTTGTGGAAAGACACGAATGGCCAGGGCCATCGCGGGGGAGCTCGATCAAGAGGTCCGGCTCCTCGCACCCTCGGACCTTCGTGGCGAATACATCGGGTGGGGGCAGATTCGCGTCCGTGAGCAGTTCAACTGGCTCGCCGAGCGGGACCGTCGGATGCTCGTCATCGACGAATTCGATTCCATCGCCAGGTCCCGGCAGGTCGGGCAGATGCACTCCGATGAGAAGTCGACCGTGAACGAATTGCTGGTCCAATTCGACAGGGTCTCGCGACTGGGCCGCATCGTCGTGGCGACAACGAACGATATCGACGCACTGGACGGCGCGGTCCTGCGAACTGGGAGATTCGGCAGTTTTGTTCCCGTGGGCCCGCCGGACCGAGACGCGGCGGCGGACATCCTCGACTTCTACCTCAAGCGCTTCGAACGGGTGTCGCTGGAGCAGCCGCAGCTTCAGGTGTCCATCCCGTCCCGAGAATCGTTGCTGCCACTCCTGGGGCCCGTGATGAGCGCCAATGCGTCCAAGTCTCAAGCCTTCAGCGGCTCGGACCTGGAGGCCGCCGTGAGCCAGGTGGCGACGAACCAGGTACGCGTGGCCATGGGAGGCGGGCGCTCCATGAGGGCGCCAACGGTTGTCTCCATCATCATTCAAGCCGACGCGGTCGTGCGGGCCTTGGCCGACGGGCCGCGGTCCATCCGGCCCGAAGCGCTGACGTCCTTCGAGGAGGAGAAGGCCCGTTACTGCGGACGATGA